The nucleotide sequence ACGGCCGCACTGCCCGACGGCGCCATCGTGGTTTCGCCGCGCGGCAACATCGCCTGGTTCAACAGCGCCGCGCAGAGCCTGCTCGGGCTGCGGTCGCCCCAGGATATCGGTACCCGGGTCAACAATCTGATCCGCCATCCGTTGTTCACCAGCTACGTCGAGGGCGGCGAGTACGACGATGACGTGCAGCTGCCGTCGCCGATCGACCCGCAGTACACGCTGAGCGTGCGCCTCATTCCCTACGGCAACGGGCAGCGCCTGCTGATCGTGCGCGATGTCTCGGAGCACAAGCGGCTCGACCGCATGCGGCGCGACTTCGTGGCGAATGCGTCGCACGAGCTGCGCACACCGCTCACCGTCCTGTCCGGCTACATCGACATGATGCGACCGGAGGCGGAACGCCCGGACAACGCGCTGTCGGCGTGGGCGTCGCCGCTGGGGGAGATGCGACGTCAGCTCTCGCGCATGGAGTCGCTGATCGGCGATCTGCTCAAGCTCGCACGCCTGGAGAGCGACACACCGGCGCCGCGCGGCGATCCCGTCCGGATGCCCGACATCATCGCGGACGCGCTCGCGCAGGTGCGCCAGCTGTCCGCCGGGGCGCACACCATCACCGCCGAGGTCGACGAGTCGCTCGATCTGGCGGGGCGCGAGGCGGAGTTGCAGAGCGTGGTGGTCAATCTGCTGACCAATGCGGTGCGCTACACCCCGGAAGGCGGCCGCATCACCCTGGAGTGGGGCTCCGCGGAACGCGCGGGAAGCTGGCACCCGATCCTGCGCGTACGCGACACCGGCATCGGCATCGATGCCGACGCCATACCCCGCCTGACGGAGCGCTTCTATCGCGTCGACGTCGGCCGCTCGCGCGCCAGCGGCGGCACCGGACTGGGACTGGCCATCGTCAAGCACGCGCTCGAGCACCACGAAGCGCAGCTGGAAATCGAGAGCGCACCCGGTGAGGGGAGCACCTTCGCCTGCCATTTCCCGTCGTATCGGCTCTGCCGGC is from Algiphilus sp. and encodes:
- the phoR gene encoding phosphate regulon sensor histidine kinase PhoR, producing MRRAWLVEVRRLVLTLVVGWLSGGLFEAAHLGTAIALLLLVGFHLLQLYRLARWSMRPQQYELPESAGVWGEIFEALYDTQRRAKKRKRKLASILGEFQASTAALPDGAIVVSPRGNIAWFNSAAQSLLGLRSPQDIGTRVNNLIRHPLFTSYVEGGEYDDDVQLPSPIDPQYTLSVRLIPYGNGQRLLIVRDVSEHKRLDRMRRDFVANASHELRTPLTVLSGYIDMMRPEAERPDNALSAWASPLGEMRRQLSRMESLIGDLLKLARLESDTPAPRGDPVRMPDIIADALAQVRQLSAGAHTITAEVDESLDLAGREAELQSVVVNLLTNAVRYTPEGGRITLEWGSAERAGSWHPILRVRDTGIGIDADAIPRLTERFYRVDVGRSRASGGTGLGLAIVKHALEHHEAQLEIESAPGEGSTFACHFPSYRLCRQEGDTRKVG